One Anolis carolinensis isolate JA03-04 chromosome 4, rAnoCar3.1.pri, whole genome shotgun sequence DNA window includes the following coding sequences:
- the pcmtd1 gene encoding protein-L-isoaspartate O-methyltransferase domain-containing protein 1 isoform X1 — MGGAVSAGEDNDDLIDNLKEAQYIRTERVEQAFRAIDRGDYYLEGYRDNAYKDLAWKHGNIHLSAPCIYSEVMEALKLQPGLSFLNLGSGTGYLSTMVGLILGPFGINHGIELHPDVVEYAKERLETFIKCSDSFDKFEFCEPAFAVGNCLQIASDSHQYDRIYCGAGVQKDHENYMKILLKIGGILVMPIEDQLTQILRTGQNTWESKNILAVSFAPLVQPSKSDTSKNDTVGLPPCSVRNLQDLARIYIRRTLRNYINEEMQAKGIAQKPPPKRKRRRCRRRRINTYVFVGNQLIPQPLDSEEDEKMEEDNKEEDEKEHTEALKPEEPPRNLLREKIMSLPLPESLKAYLTYYREK, encoded by the exons ATGGGAGGAGCTGTCAGTgcaggagaagacaatgatgactTAATTGATAACTTGAAGGAAGCACAGTACATACGCACTGAGAGAGTGGAACAAGCCTTCAGAGCTATTGACCGTGGTGACTATTATCTGGAAGGATATAGGGACAATGCATATAAAGACTTGGCTTGGAAGCATGGAAATATACATTTATCAGCACCTTGCATTTATTCTGAAGTTATGGAAGCACTGAAACTTCAGCCAGGATTGTCTTTTCTTAATCTTGGTAGTGGAACCGGATATTTAAGCACAATGGTGGGATTAATATTAG GGCCTTTTGGAATAAATCATGGAATTGAACTTCATCCAGATGTGGTAGAATATGCCAAGGAAAGACTGGAGACCTTCATAAAATGTAGTGATAGTTTTGATAA ATTTGAATTTTGTGAACCTGCCTTTGCAGTTGGAAACTGCTTACAAATAGCATCAGACAGCCATCAGTATGATCGGATTTACTGCGGAGCTGGTGTACAAAAAGACCATGAGAACTATATGAAAATCTTACTGAAAATTGGAGGCATTCTTGTTATGCCTATAGAAGATCAG CTCACCCAAATCCTGAGAACTGGACAGAATACTTGGGAAAGCAAAAATATCCTTGCTGTTTCATTTGCTCCACTTGTGCAGCCAAGCAAGAGTGATACTAGCAAAAATGATACTGTGGGTCTAC caCCCTGTTCTGTTAGGAATCTACAAGATTTGGCACGGATCTACATTAGACGCACTCTTAGGAATTATATAAATGAAGAAATGCAAGCCAAGGGtattgctcaaaagcctccaCCAAAACGTAAACGCAGAAGGTGCCGTAGGCGCAGAATTAATACCTATGTGTTTGTAGGCAATCAACTCATTCCCCAGCCTCTAGATAGTGAAGAAGATGAAAAGATGGAAGAAGACAACAaagaagaggatgagaaagaacaTACTGAAGCCTTGAAGCCAGAAGAACCCCCACGAAATctattgagagaaaaaattatgaGTCTCCCTCTTCCTGAATCACTGAAAGCCTACTTGACATATTACAGAGAAAAGTAA
- the pcmtd1 gene encoding protein-L-isoaspartate O-methyltransferase domain-containing protein 1 isoform X2 gives MKILLKIGGILVMPIEDQLTQILRTGQNTWESKNILAVSFAPLVQPSKSDTSKNDTVGLPPCSVRNLQDLARIYIRRTLRNYINEEMQAKGIAQKPPPKRKRRRCRRRRINTYVFVGNQLIPQPLDSEEDEKMEEDNKEEDEKEHTEALKPEEPPRNLLREKIMSLPLPESLKAYLTYYREK, from the exons ATGAAAATCTTACTGAAAATTGGAGGCATTCTTGTTATGCCTATAGAAGATCAG CTCACCCAAATCCTGAGAACTGGACAGAATACTTGGGAAAGCAAAAATATCCTTGCTGTTTCATTTGCTCCACTTGTGCAGCCAAGCAAGAGTGATACTAGCAAAAATGATACTGTGGGTCTAC caCCCTGTTCTGTTAGGAATCTACAAGATTTGGCACGGATCTACATTAGACGCACTCTTAGGAATTATATAAATGAAGAAATGCAAGCCAAGGGtattgctcaaaagcctccaCCAAAACGTAAACGCAGAAGGTGCCGTAGGCGCAGAATTAATACCTATGTGTTTGTAGGCAATCAACTCATTCCCCAGCCTCTAGATAGTGAAGAAGATGAAAAGATGGAAGAAGACAACAaagaagaggatgagaaagaacaTACTGAAGCCTTGAAGCCAGAAGAACCCCCACGAAATctattgagagaaaaaattatgaGTCTCCCTCTTCCTGAATCACTGAAAGCCTACTTGACATATTACAGAGAAAAGTAA